DNA from Malus sylvestris chromosome 11, drMalSylv7.2, whole genome shotgun sequence:
AGCACTGGTACGATATTCGCCAACCACTCGACATATCGAGTGGTTCGGATAAACCTAGCATTTAACAGTCGAACAATTTCGTCTTTTATACCGAGTTGTACTTCGGTTGAGAATCGACGAGAAGGTTGTCGAACAAGCTTGCAACCAGGTTTGCAACCAGGTTTGATACATAATTCATGTTCAACAAGGGTCCGGTCGAGACCCGGTatctcatgataactccaagcaaaataGTCTTTAAACTCGTGAAGCAATTGATGGAGTTTAACTTTCATGGCATGGGGTAATATTGCACTAATAAATAGCGGCTGAGGATCATCGATtgttccaacatttatttcctctaGAGTATCCTTAACTTAGGGTCGGCTGTCGTCGAGCTCGACTGGTACGACCTGAACTTTATCCAACGATAGTACCAGGCCGTTATCCTCTTCGGCCAAAAATTCAATTAAGTTAATGCCCGAATGCAGGTGCTTGGAAATAGCATACCAATAGGCCAGCATGCGTTCCATCGTGGATGAAATTGCGGCCCGACGCCTCTCATTTTTTATGACAATCATCAGTGGTGGGGAGTAAATTGGCCAaaccgagtctcgccgaatcctggtggacagtctTGGCGCCTACCTTGAAGGCTTTCTGGACTGAGATCCGAGTCGGCCGTCTATCTTCATCAAAACCTTGTAGGGTAATGTAGCCGACGTGATCATCATAATAGCGGGCCTGAATCATGTTGGTTTCAAATGGCTGAGTATCAGCTGGGTGGACCACAACCGATTTACCATCCCAAAAAATAAGGACTTGGTATAaagaagatgaaggaaatattgtgaaaacatgttcatttaagcaacatctatagcatgcaattaacaattaaaaggcggaatcatgcttatatgcacttaaaaacaaaacattaaccatgaaattcaaagcctagtagttgggtgaaccaagactcaacttaaaacaacatttgttagttgagaaattatacctttgcaGATtcatctttgcataagcaaagactaatcacccaaagagagggccttcattccttgcatctaagatctatggatttggatggatgaaatggttctccaagttcccaaaattgagaacctctaagtcttcaccaaggttagattggagaagaaatgagtgaccttggagtagtaggattgctagctaaaccctccaaggaggccggccactttagagagaaatgagagcttatgttctcatcctttccccaaaagaaaaccctaaatgaattttggctataaagtcatatttataccttaattcattggagtggcaaacttgtaaataagtccaaaactcactccatctctaaatggccggccttagggtattattgggctaattgggcctttatgaatcattattcattaagttgtcatacaacttaagtcaatgggcttgacgttcgaagcccattgggccttaaggtccaaaactatcccgaggtctttaacgaacttatttgtttgattaattaacatattaattaatcattgccataaataattaaaccatttaattattcttactcatctccattgtttcttcaatctccaccttacacggtgtacgatccattaggttccttttagcgaggcagtgggcgattaaaactctttcaaatcgattgtgaattgaaacttactttcaattctccctttagtgtttatacacgtttagggcttccacaaaccaagagtgacacctagcagcatatcatggttacccaagctaatcagaagaggtagagaacctattcagtttaggattacaaatgcaatacggtctttctctaatataatactcttgaccacattgtttggtttgataatttattcatgtctactatccaatgtgattcgtgtgcttatatgattaccttgaatgtgatttggaacgactttcctaaatctcattcatactctggccagagattcttaatcatatcatagagtatactccctcaaacggtttgaaggttagagatcccttgttgcgcattcacttgcctccatagctaagtggcttaaccccaactatgccgtggacaccctcctgatgaagtgactttgacataaccaaagatcaaggacttaaccacaagacaactatgatgcctcaggtcgaaggactactttgcattatcccaaccatgagttctcatgtgacatgagtatgagaactcttcgttgatcgtattcagtgaactcattctctattgagcacctacgtacttgtcttgatgtcacacacaccaatgactcaagactagtcactctccctgagagaagacacagcacgtactgatcttaacggactatcaatgcccaattggaaaTCCTATggtcaggaacgtttaggatgtgtctacgaaagaatggtctcatgaatctaacttctttagatcgcattctcccaatcacatattccttggacttatcatttaagtgtataacatttatatgagacggctcaaacaataatctttgcccttgatattaaactagattagtttaacatgtgaaatgtccgtgaAGTattatcatatgattggttttagggcacatttccaacagaagaATGAATGCAATTCGTTTGTGAATCCAATCCCTACTGAGCAAAGCATTATATTCCGTCTTGGAGTTGACGATAAAAAATGCGGTCATGTGATTACGACCTGCGATGTTTACCCCTAGAAGGAGTATTCCTTTGGTCTAAGACTTGTCACCGACAAAGCTACTCATGGTGATTCCTGAATGAATGAGTTCGTCGGTGGATCATCGTAATGTTTTCATGATGGATACAAGCATGATATTGACTGTTGCTCCGCAATCGACGAAAATGTTAGAGATTGGGTAGCCTTCAATATGGGCCGTGACATACAACGGTTTtaaatgttgaagattagtcGAGGAAGATCGGGGAAACAAAATGTCTAAggctgttttaagtttatcGTCGCCATTAGTTGACTCGTCTTCAGTAGTAGTGACGAAATCAACttgtgttgcctcttcggtgaCCACATCACCATCCAAGGAACTTGGTTGGTGTGTAGTCAGCAAAAATTCGATAGGAAGAACatggaccatgctgatttccatattttcaagGATTGAAGGGCCCATTGGATCTTGGTCATCATCTTCAAGAGTGGTGAGGACTATATCATCATGTATTGGAGCATTCACAGCCGGCTCGCTGTTTAGGTGCTTGTGCCATACAATCCGACGTTGTATCCTGTTGACTGTCGTCCTCGGGCTTGCATGCATCTGGTGTCTGACTCTGCTCCTGTCGTATTTTGCAAGCTCGTTCTTCATAGGCGATCCGGGTATTCCTGGTGTCCAGGTAAACGTCCAGACGTGCCACCCGCTCTGTCTCATCGGCCATTAAATTAAACAAGAAGACGGCCGAAAAAACTTCGAAGTGATATTGAAGGTGTTGAAGGTCTTCAAGAGAAAATGGGAGTTCAACTGTGTTAATATCCGTATATGGGTCAACCTTGAACCTAAGAACCCTAGCCTCTCGAATGTGCTGGAATCTGGCTTTTATTGCTGGATCAGTGTTTTTTGGATGATCTGCTGAGCATCGGGACAAGTTAATGCCAGGTCAAGAGCTTCTTGGCAGGCCTTAGGTAACCCATACAAGTTGTTGGTGGAATATTTCTTGTGAAATTCTTTCATATATTCTAATGATTCGCCGAGGAATGGGGGGTGCAGATTCCTCTACACTCTGATTAGTGGTTCTCTTAAAGGTCATAGGGGCAGTTGGCTTTCGGCCTCTTTCTTAAATTGCTCGAGACGAGCTTTCATTTCCCTgggccgaagaagaagtttgatgcgTTTCTCGGTTGCTTCAATGGTAGTTTCGAAGTCCCGATTGGTTTCTTTCTGCCCTTGTAATTCAGCCATGATTGTTGGGGTTGGCCGATCATCTCCACTTCTTGCCGTCTCTTTCGGCTGCCATTTAGTGGTTGAAATAGGCTGGGCCGCTTACCGTCGAGCCAAACAATCTATATGTTGATGTCAACGTTTCTGAGATTTAGAGAGTGCGGTATACATGCCGGTGGGAGAATTGTAGATGTACCAACGTTAGTCACGTGGTTAAGGTGGCCTGAAGGTTTTTTGATTTGCTGATGAGCTCGAACTACTGGAATTGCAGGAATAATAGTCCTCGTTGTAAAATGGGCGTCAAAATCAAGACGCCATCTGACCGATACAAGACAATCTGTTTGTTTCCTTGGGCCAAGCCTATCGAATACTTTCTGGCACTGGCCTTCACTAAGTTCCTTTGAAGGTTTCGTTGTAATCGTCGATTGGTGTTGTGATGTCGGCATCTGCTTCGGAGGTAGTTTCCTCTTGGGCTCAGTTAATACAACGCGTGCCTTACAATTGCTACACAGAACTATTGACCTGCCATTTCCATCTTCATTAGAGTCTGACATGGACTCGACTATGGCAGGTCCTGAAAGTTTGGTGGGTGGTGCATTAGAAAACAAGTCGATCTTGAGTCGAGGTTGGGACCTTTCTTTAGGATATGTGGTATTATTGGCCCGCCATTTTCTTCGTCGTTGTAGTTTGACATTGGTTCAACTATGGCCGGTCCTGAGAGCTCGGTAGGTGGCGCATTGGAAAATAGGTCAATCTTGAGTCGAGGTTGGGAGCTTTGCTTTCAGATGTGTTGTGTTGGGCAAATTTGACCTTCTCTTTTCCTTTACTCTTAGGCAAACGGGCGTCTACCATGCCAATTGTCACTGAAGGGAATGGATCTGTATCAACCGTCATGTGTTTTTCAGGAAACTTTAAATTGCCTttgtcaatccagctttggatatCATCACGAAATATGACACAATTGTTTGTTGCATGCTTTATCGAgttatggtatttgcaatatgtcCTTCCTTTAAGTTCTTCAGCCTTGGGAATATTATGCCCTGgccaaagtttaatgatcttcgTTGATAGCAATTGATAAAAAATTGCTTCGGCCTTTGTgatatcaaaggtataaaattttgatgtttttgctatttcttcagtggccgagcgggttttgacctccttggaattaatttgagtcaatgccttgcacacatatggtttatctattactatctcggcCACGTCCACGCTGACGTACTAAGATTCTTCATCTTCGGTCGACGCGTAATTGATCGTAGGGTTTTCGTAAATCGTCCCTCGAGATGGGGGTTTCAACATCTTCTCTTCTCGGAGTAAATagtcatattgctcgacatgctgggctaattcatacatatctcgaaagtttgcccccaaaaatttctttttgtattctacaTCGAGTCCGTTCAAAGCAAGtctaacaaactcgacttcaagGAAAgatactcggcaccaattcctggccgatttaaatctggtaagataatccattggtgactcatcagatgcttgagccatccttgccaacgaagaaactgacatttccatccttGGCCGAGAAAATTACTCGTGAAATCTCTCGACCAATGCCTCCCAGCTTTGGATGGAATTAGGTGGAaggttgatataccaagcaaatgcTGAACCTGTCAATGAAAAGTTAAACAGCCACAGCTTGTGAAAATCACTGttgacatctccgcattgcgcggtgaagcgagccacatgttctaacgaggataaagACGATTCTCTAGCgaaaagactaaaatctggaattttgaaacctttaggatattCAAACCGTTCCACGTAAGCtggatatggatggatgaatttagggaacttcAGCCCTTTTTTCATGGCGAATTAATCATCCGCTGGACCACGGTTATATCGACGGAAGTTActtccactctctggtcggGTCCATCTGTCCTGCTACTCgatcctccttttttttctaaGTCAATTGGCTTGAGTCAAGTAGGAATTTGCTCGGCTTGTACTATTGGTAACAGATTATTCCTTGGTGGTAATTGCCGGGAAAGATCGAATGACCTATTGTCGCAGACCTTGCTCACCAGTATTTCAAGCAATTTGTTTTGTACCTCACTATTACTGCGTATCACGTCATACAGTTTATCGATTCCTCAACTAAACGTCTGTTCAACCGCCCTATACTGTTCGTCAAGTCGTCTTCGAAGAAACAATCTTGTTGGTGGATGAGAGCCTTCACCACCATTCTCATCACAGTCCTCcactatcccttcattgagaacgcatgtgTTTTTGTTAGGGATTTCTAGACTGCAAAGTTGACCACCGAGACCAACTTCCTTTTCTCGGCGAGTCGCGcttgtggactcaggtgtcacggcaCTAAGGGAATTTTGTGCCTGTGATACACTTTGTCCTATGTTCTAAATTGGCAAATCGGTTGTTGATTTCCCcatatctgttttctttttaaccgaTCGCGTTTCAATTGGGAtaaacttcgtagtttagcactgggtcccattgggcgtgccaaaatgttaaccctaaaaactaccaagcctacttGGCTCGCAGGctgagtaatctatgagctaactacatccttcggttgaatgcagggcgtgccaactcgtcggccgagctcgaccgatgAGTAAAAATATGCTGATGTTGGGTTGAGTGCGTGGCCGACTTCTGCATCTtacgattgcgaccgaggaaggaacacatctcggcctcttaggttctcgaacctgaagacaaggctactattcttacgaagttaaCAAATcatcgtcgtcggattcggtcacagtgatggtatttgtcagagtaaactcacgccgaatcgacaccaaagtgtaaaggcacaaatactcaaagcggatatatGTCTAAACAATAAACATGGTTCGGCCGTCGGAATGCCGAaatctaaatcccacttgagagtatccaatcataaactaacTCGGCATGCAATGTGCCAAGCCTAATAAACTgaaacacctcacttcgccgagaaggctaacaagatgacctcgaccaataaggattcgggaATCCTTTtcgatcgagacttggatagataaccagtcaccctcgacgcagtgctatctatgccgactgaagatgctACGAGACCAGCTGGTTCTACAGTGAcagtgctatctatgccgaccgAAGATATcatcggttgccttcacagtgctgtttatccaaactgaaggtgtgtcagcgaaaaaagaaaaggaaaaagtctcaaggttgttgagaaaaTTTACGCAGGGcaattgtgtgttgaattgaatgGGCTTTAAACGATGCACAGGCTCCTCAATTTATAGCATCAGGTACTTTCTAGATCGAATTAAAACCCTACTCAGGTTaggatttcttcttctaatcaaacaccatctcgaccagtcctactttCACTATGACTTTGAACCCAGTCCTTTATCaagccggattcacttccgggttatCAATATCCATatcttgccgagactccttattgcgccAGGATTCAGTTACTCGTCTCGCAACATAACTAGACCGACCTAGGTTAGGAAGCCCATGAACTAAACGATCCATGGTAACCTTTTCGTAAGGCCTTCTGGGCCGAGAATAAAtctcggcccaaaccaatattttgggcctaaacagatacaaattgcaaaatagaatgacatatagattataaattattagaatatattgaaatatggggaacaaacatataaaaaatgttcatccaagtattcaacaagtctcttacaatttattggaaaaaaaatgcaaaatgaaagttatctattttatgTATAAGTGAGAGTGGTGACCTAGGCATGTTAGACAGATTAGGCTGGCTCCTAGGTAGGTCTAggtgtcatttcttaattttcaaacacatAGGATTTAATTAGGACGGTAGCCAGCTACTTAGCACCAAGACAGGGCCTATGTGGGAATTTTTAGAATAGTAACTATACTAATGTGAATTGCAATTGTAATGCTCCAAAATTTGCTTCATAAGACAAAGTAGAAACATttatacataattacatttagaAGAAAACACAGGTGATCTCCATTTATTTTGAGAAACGATTTTCGTACATTCATCTTTTCCTTTTGTATcactgttaattttttatatagaaaatttTATATTCTTTATATagaaaagttgattttatattaaattcttAATTAGAGAAAAGGGTTTGAACTTGAGTGTAGATAAATGGTGTTGTAGCCAACTTAATTAAGCTTTCAattctaaatattaaaaattaatatatagatAAAAAGGAgttcaaaaatcaaatctttcccacttttattttttatttaaaaaataataataatacaaggAGGTGCATCGAATCGAGGACGTATACTACCCCACCCTTTACCTAGCtacaccctcacaattaggggcgctctctctctctctctctctctctctctctctctctctctctctctctctctctctctctctctctctctctctctctctctctctctccacccttaaaaaatgatattatctacccTAAGAGGATGAGAGAGTgtgctaagcctcacaatgagtcaACCATAATAtcgtggttcaaattcgcctttggcaaaaatcgaatctaagacctttcatttacaagtgaagaggaatatcactaaactATAGTATTAAGTAGCACCTCTCTCTTTTTATATACAAGcgatattttaaattattctaATCAATGTGAAATAGTTTGAACTCAGATGCAAACGACTGAGCACCCTAATTTAACTAATTGGCTTAACCCAGAATAGCTGCATtataatatgatttgataagcACAGTTGACGTTACGATCCAACAGGGTTCACTTATAAATAAACTTCTTCGCTTTGTCAGAATTCACTCCACAAGGAATCCTCACCTGTCTAACTATTTTGCTCCCTGACTGTCTTCTTTTTCCTGCAGCTCCCAATATTTTGTTCCTTGATAGCAATAATATGGTATCTTCAAACCATGAAAACGCTGCAGGATCCCTAGCCTTTCCCAAAAGACAATGGGGTAAAATAGTTGGATTTGCCTTGAGGCTAAAGAATTTAGGCAAAGATGATCCAAGAAGGATGATTCATTGTTTTAAAGTGGGACTAGCTCTAACTTTTGTGTCACTCTTCTACTACTTTAAACCACTCTATGACGGCTTTGGCCTTGATACAATGTGGTCTATTTTAACCGTTGTGGTTGTGTTTGAATTTTCTGTTGGTAAGCAACTTCTGTAAGCTCTCATAATTTAAGTCTTAACGAATAGATTAGATTGTAATTTCTAATATTTGATAATTATGCTATGAAACAATTTCAGGAGCAACACTGGGAAAAGGTTTGAATAGAATGTTGGCAACTTTAACAGCTGGTGCTCTTGGCATTGGGGCTCATCGCTTAGCAACTCTTTCTGGAGAGACTGGGGAGCCTATACTAATTGCTCTCTTTGTTTTTATAATAGGTAtaatataatactattagaaacaaGAGTAATTAGAAAATTGATTATTGTACTAACTATGTGTATTTATGATATAAATCAACTAATTATATCATCTTATAATTTCTTTGCAGCTGGAATAGTAACATTCCTGAGATTCATTCCCCAAATTAAGGCGAGGTATGATTATGGGATGATGGTATTTATATTGACATTCTGCTTGATTTTGGTGTCTGGTGATCGGGATGAAGAGGTTGTACGAATGGGATTCGAGAGGCTATCGACAATCGTCATTGGAAGCTGTGCTGCTGTATTTGTATGCACTTTCATATGTCCGGTATGGATTGGGGTGGATCTTCACAATCACATTGCTACCAACATCGAAAAGCTTGGGAATTTCTTAGAAGGtacatatactaaaatataACAGTGGTTTTATGCTGCCTATATGAAGATAAATTTTCTAAGTTAGATATAACATTCATCAATGCCTGCAAATGTTATGATAGGTGATTCAACTGCAGAAAAAATATCATTTGCACTTGGAACCCTACTAAAGTAACAGAATTAAGGAATCTAACCCTAAATAACCTTAGCAGAATATATATTTTTCCCCTTTTTATAGGAAAATCTTGTGCATCCTAGTACAAGGAAAAGACATTTATGAGACACGGGCACAGTTAGATTAGTATTTGCCTCTCTCTTACgttgtttgatttttctttttgttattacTATCAGGAACCGTCAAAACTTAGCCAGTTAAGACAAATTATTTGCAGGATTTGAAGACGGATACTTTAAAATATCTGAGGATGGACAGCCTATAAACAAGTCATCATCTCTTCAGGGATATAAAAGTGTTCTGACTTCAAGTAGCAAGGAAGAAATCATGGTGAGAATTATATACCTTTCTCATCCTCTGTAACTTTCTCACCAAGACTTTTATCCttgaattccactttgaattattTAACTTTTGTTGTCCAGGCCAATTTGGCAAAATGGGAACCCTGCCACGGCAAGTTCAGATTTTGTCATCCATGGAATGAGTACTTGAAAGTTGGGAGCGTGACTCGCCAGTGCGCTTTCAAAATTGAATCTCTCAACCACTACCTTACCTCTGAGATCCAAGTATGATTATGAAACCCTTTCACCAATTTATGTCTAAATGTTATATATGCATTTCAATACCAATTTAGTAGGTCTATTATAACTTGCGTTTTGGTAATCTTACAGTCACCACCAGAAGTTCGAAGTATAATTCAAGGGGAATGCACAGTTATTAGCTCAGAATGTGGGAAAGCATTGAAGGAACTAGCATCTGAAGTCCGAAAAATGAC
Protein-coding regions in this window:
- the LOC126588647 gene encoding aluminum-activated malate transporter 2-like, with product MVSSNHENAAGSLAFPKRQWGKIVGFALRLKNLGKDDPRRMIHCFKVGLALTFVSLFYYFKPLYDGFGLDTMWSILTVVVVFEFSVGATLGKGLNRMLATLTAGALGIGAHRLATLSGETGEPILIALFVFIIAGIVTFLRFIPQIKARYDYGMMVFILTFCLILVSGDRDEEVVRMGFERLSTIVIGSCAAVFVCTFICPVWIGVDLHNHIATNIEKLGNFLEGFEDGYFKISEDGQPINKSSSLQGYKSVLTSSSKEEIMANLAKWEPCHGKFRFCHPWNEYLKVGSVTRQCAFKIESLNHYLTSEIQSPPEVRSIIQGECTVISSECGKALKELASEVRKMTKSSAAEPHITNSKAAAENLKAVIRSSLSKHCNYLEIIQAGAVASLLFEVVKCTEEIAGAAHKLASLAHFKNAKPRVTPETQELPSQGAVNPVSGIDGAHHVITIDPSQSLRGSENSSPPVLAPRMEV